The Flavobacterium praedii genome window below encodes:
- a CDS encoding GYDIA family GHMP kinase, whose translation MKKRFYSNGKLLITGEYLVLDGAKAFALPTKFGQDLIIEENSSQEISWTSYDADGSIWFEEKISFSEITSSIRTEKESIKNTLISILSEAHLLNPNTISNSDGFCVSTTLSFPRKWGLGTSSTLINNIAQWFKINAFTLLKNSFGGSGYDIACAQNDFPIVYQLVQEKPVVKKVIFNPSFTKNIYFIYLNQKQNSKSAIASYKEKKNNLESQKKTINQITETILNTKNENIFAEALERHEKELSSVLETKTVKESLFPDFTGTIKSLGAWGGDFVMVISKENPSSYFFDKGFETIIPYKEMIL comes from the coding sequence ATGAAAAAAAGATTTTATAGCAATGGTAAACTTTTGATAACAGGAGAATATTTGGTTCTTGATGGTGCAAAAGCCTTTGCACTTCCAACAAAATTTGGACAAGACTTAATTATTGAAGAAAATTCAAGTCAAGAAATTTCCTGGACAAGCTATGACGCAGACGGAAGTATTTGGTTTGAAGAAAAAATATCCTTTTCAGAAATCACATCATCAATTCGTACCGAAAAAGAATCTATCAAAAACACATTAATTTCAATTTTGAGTGAAGCTCACTTATTAAATCCAAATACAATTTCCAATTCAGATGGGTTTTGTGTTTCTACAACATTAAGCTTTCCAAGAAAATGGGGTTTAGGAACCTCATCTACACTTATAAATAATATAGCTCAATGGTTTAAAATAAATGCCTTCACGCTGCTTAAAAACAGTTTTGGAGGTAGCGGATATGATATTGCTTGCGCTCAAAACGACTTTCCTATTGTATATCAACTTGTACAAGAAAAACCAGTTGTCAAAAAAGTAATATTCAATCCAAGTTTCACAAAAAATATTTACTTTATTTATCTCAATCAAAAGCAAAACAGCAAAAGCGCTATTGCTTCTTATAAAGAGAAAAAAAACAATTTAGAATCTCAAAAAAAAACTATTAATCAAATAACCGAAACAATTTTAAATACAAAAAACGAAAATATTTTTGCAGAAGCGTTAGAAAGACACGAAAAAGAATTGAGTTCTGTTCTAGAAACAAAAACGGTCAAAGAATCTTTATTTCCAGATTTTACAGGAACTATAAAAAGTCTTGGAGCATGGGGAGGAGATTTCGTGATGGTTATTTCTAAAGAAAACCCTAGTTCTTATTTTTTTGATAAAGGATTTGAAACCATTATTCCATACAAAGAAATGATATTATAA
- a CDS encoding peptidylprolyl isomerase, with protein MAVLSKIRQHSAIMIGVIALALFSFIIQDLFTKGNFGKSSKDVGSINGKDIAFEDFRIKVSNVEKSGQGITSTEASRRVWDQEVTIALLSAEFDKLGLRVGEKHIMDVLKADQNIGKNPMFLNAAGMFDVAKFKEYFKSNPEQAQYLKDREKDAELNAKYQIYSTLVKSGIYTTESEGKFNYETASNKVNFSYVAALFSTIKDSEVKVTDAEIVDYMKASPKKFKSDETRKIEYVLIEDKASPADVNEVKTKVNSLLTGSVVYNQATGKNDTLAGFKNTKNVIEFVNSNSDVPYDSSYVAKKDLPAVDADALYNLAPGAVYGPYVFGKYYCISKSLGRKVGVNAKASHILIGYEGSQTPNTKEKRTKEEAKEKAESILAQVNANPESFLMLAFTNSDDSSAQQGGDLGYFGPNQMVKPFNDFVFNNGIGKVGLVETQFGFHIIKITDKQDGIRLATVAQKIEASEATSDKVFTQATKFEMDVAEKDFDKTAKEMGLVVAPEATVKAMDENFGSLGNQRTIVRWAFEKDSKEGATKRFEVANLGHVIAKVKSIDNSGLVPVDQARPYVESILKNKKKAEILKAKMSGSSLEAIAKATGSSVQQANNVTLENPVLTGGVGQEPRVVGNAFALAANKLSAPIEGVTGVYVVKNTSTVKAPALKSYADNVAKLKAQSASDANRVLPALKEGADIKDNRKEFNY; from the coding sequence ATGGCAGTTTTATCAAAAATTAGACAACATTCCGCTATAATGATTGGAGTTATTGCTCTAGCATTATTCTCATTTATAATTCAAGATCTTTTTACGAAAGGGAATTTTGGTAAAAGCTCTAAGGATGTTGGAAGCATCAATGGAAAGGATATCGCATTTGAAGACTTTAGAATAAAAGTAAGCAATGTTGAAAAAAGTGGGCAAGGAATAACTTCAACTGAAGCGTCTAGAAGAGTATGGGATCAAGAGGTGACTATCGCTTTGTTATCTGCAGAATTTGATAAACTAGGCCTAAGAGTTGGAGAGAAACACATCATGGACGTTCTTAAAGCGGATCAAAATATTGGTAAAAACCCAATGTTCTTAAATGCTGCCGGTATGTTTGATGTTGCAAAATTCAAAGAATATTTCAAATCTAATCCAGAACAAGCTCAATATTTAAAAGACAGAGAGAAAGATGCTGAATTAAATGCTAAATATCAAATTTATAGCACTTTAGTAAAATCTGGAATTTACACAACTGAAAGTGAAGGGAAATTTAACTACGAAACAGCTTCCAATAAAGTAAACTTCTCTTATGTTGCGGCTTTGTTTTCTACAATTAAAGATAGTGAAGTTAAAGTTACAGATGCAGAAATAGTGGATTACATGAAAGCGAGTCCTAAAAAATTCAAGTCTGATGAAACTCGTAAAATCGAATATGTTTTAATTGAAGATAAAGCATCTCCAGCTGATGTAAACGAAGTAAAAACTAAAGTTAATTCTTTATTGACTGGAAGCGTAGTTTACAATCAAGCAACGGGTAAAAATGATACTTTGGCAGGATTTAAAAATACTAAAAATGTGATTGAGTTTGTAAATTCAAACTCTGATGTTCCTTACGATTCTTCGTATGTTGCCAAAAAAGATTTGCCAGCGGTTGATGCGGATGCACTATACAACTTGGCTCCTGGAGCAGTTTATGGACCTTATGTTTTTGGAAAATACTACTGTATTTCAAAATCTTTAGGTAGAAAAGTGGGTGTAAATGCAAAAGCAAGTCATATATTAATTGGTTATGAGGGTTCTCAGACACCAAACACTAAAGAAAAAAGAACCAAAGAAGAAGCTAAAGAAAAAGCAGAAAGTATTTTGGCTCAAGTTAATGCTAATCCAGAAAGTTTCTTAATGTTAGCATTTACCAATTCTGATGATTCTTCTGCTCAGCAAGGTGGTGATTTAGGATATTTTGGACCAAATCAAATGGTAAAACCGTTTAATGATTTTGTTTTCAATAATGGTATTGGAAAAGTAGGACTAGTTGAAACTCAATTTGGTTTTCATATTATTAAAATTACAGACAAGCAAGACGGAATTCGTTTGGCAACTGTAGCTCAAAAAATTGAAGCTTCAGAAGCTACTTCGGATAAAGTATTTACTCAAGCGACTAAATTTGAGATGGATGTTGCTGAAAAAGACTTTGATAAAACAGCCAAAGAAATGGGGCTAGTTGTTGCGCCAGAAGCTACAGTTAAAGCAATGGATGAAAATTTTGGTTCATTAGGAAATCAAAGAACTATCGTTAGATGGGCTTTTGAAAAAGACTCTAAAGAAGGAGCTACAAAAAGATTTGAAGTAGCCAATTTAGGTCACGTAATTGCAAAAGTAAAATCTATTGATAATTCAGGATTGGTTCCTGTAGATCAGGCAAGACCTTATGTTGAGTCTATTCTTAAAAACAAGAAAAAAGCAGAGATTTTAAAAGCTAAAATGAGTGGAAGTTCATTGGAAGCGATTGCGAAAGCAACAGGATCTTCTGTGCAACAAGCGAATAATGTAACATTAGAAAATCCAGTATTAACGGGTGGTGTTGGTCAAGAACCAAGAGTTGTAGGGAATGCTTTTGCATTAGCTGCCAATAAACTTTCGGCTCCAATTGAAGGAGTAACTGGGGTATATGTAGTGAAAAACACTAGTACTGTGAAAGCTCCAGCGTTGAAAAGTTATGCTGATAATGTTGCTAAATTGAAAGCTCAAAGCGCATCAGATGCTAATAGAGTATTGCCTGCTTTAAAAGAAGGTGCTGATATTAAAGATAACAGAAAAGAGTTTAATTACTAA
- a CDS encoding hydroxymethylglutaryl-CoA reductase, degradative — translation MIDAIAGFSKLSKEEKINWIAKNYFSTPSEAIALLKNYWNLDEKIQKLHDEFIENTISNFYIPLGVAPNFLINGKYSTIPMAIEESSVVAAASKAAKFWSTRGGFKTTVLNTEKIGQVHFIYQGDKSKLELFFIQFKQKFFEATENITKNMQKRGGGILDIVLKDKTNLIPNYFQLHATFETKDSMGANFINSCLEQFAKTLKEEALTFELFSEEEKNIQVVMSILSNYVPNCIVRAEVSCPVAELAEKHIENPQEFAEKFIQAVQIAEVEPYRAVTHNKGIMNGIDAVVLATGNDFRAVEAGIHAYASRNGSYSSLSHAKIENGIFSFWLEVPLALGTVGGLTSLHPLVKLSLEMLEKPSAKELMQIVAVAGLAQNFAALRSLTTTGIQDGHMKMHLNNILNQFEATDTERIFIKKHFKHHVVSHSAVVDYIENLRKNT, via the coding sequence ATGATAGACGCAATTGCTGGGTTTTCAAAATTATCCAAAGAAGAAAAAATAAACTGGATTGCCAAAAACTATTTTTCAACTCCAAGTGAGGCTATAGCATTGCTAAAAAATTATTGGAATTTAGATGAAAAAATTCAAAAACTACATGACGAATTCATCGAAAACACAATTTCAAATTTTTACATCCCCTTAGGTGTTGCGCCAAATTTTCTAATTAATGGAAAATACAGTACGATTCCAATGGCCATTGAAGAAAGTTCGGTAGTGGCTGCAGCTTCAAAAGCAGCAAAATTTTGGTCCACTCGAGGCGGCTTCAAAACAACCGTTTTAAATACAGAGAAAATTGGTCAAGTGCATTTTATTTATCAAGGAGACAAGTCCAAATTGGAATTGTTCTTCATTCAATTCAAACAGAAATTTTTTGAAGCCACAGAAAATATAACTAAAAATATGCAGAAAAGAGGTGGCGGAATTTTAGACATTGTACTAAAAGACAAAACCAATTTAATTCCAAATTACTTCCAACTGCATGCTACTTTTGAAACTAAAGATAGCATGGGTGCAAACTTTATTAATTCTTGCTTGGAGCAATTTGCCAAAACATTAAAAGAAGAAGCTTTGACTTTCGAATTGTTTTCGGAAGAAGAAAAAAACATACAAGTGGTTATGAGCATCCTTTCCAATTATGTTCCAAATTGTATAGTAAGAGCCGAAGTTTCTTGCCCTGTTGCAGAATTAGCCGAAAAACACATTGAAAACCCACAAGAATTCGCCGAAAAATTTATTCAAGCTGTTCAAATTGCCGAAGTAGAACCCTATCGTGCAGTCACGCATAATAAAGGAATCATGAACGGAATTGATGCCGTTGTTCTTGCTACAGGAAACGATTTTAGAGCAGTTGAAGCTGGAATACACGCTTATGCTTCAAGAAATGGAAGCTATTCTAGTTTATCGCATGCCAAAATAGAAAATGGTATTTTTAGTTTTTGGTTGGAAGTTCCCTTGGCTTTAGGAACCGTTGGTGGATTAACTTCTCTGCATCCTTTGGTTAAATTGTCTTTAGAAATGCTCGAAAAACCTTCAGCCAAAGAATTAATGCAAATTGTAGCCGTAGCAGGTTTAGCCCAAAACTTTGCCGCCTTGCGTTCCTTGACTACCACGGGAATTCAAGATGGACATATGAAAATGCATTTAAACAACATCTTAAATCAATTTGAAGCTACTGATACCGAACGCATTTTTATCAAAAAACATTTCAAACACCATGTTGTTTCCCATAGTGCAGTTGTCGATTATATTGAAAATTTGAGGAAAAACACATAA